The following proteins are co-located in the Aggregatibacter aphrophilus ATCC 33389 genome:
- a CDS encoding histidine-type phosphatase, with protein sequence MMKRITTFLLGCTLASSIFATENSQNTPNADYELEKVLIFSRHGLRSPVEKNPQEMAKYSPYAWAKWDVPSGYLTAKGTVLEIYFGQYLGQWLADKGLLTTERCASGEGIFAYANGVQRTIATGQAIVAGAFAGCNVQLQHHGKIGSEKDPIFNIQAHNPSKDLIESAKNNVDLNALQKKLAPNYALLSELIDYKNSPNCLQKGECDLGGKTGDYSIGNGKSVKITGSISTSKKIINALLLAYYVGKPSSEIANGKVDSKEKWRAINEIKNEYYRTLFKNNKALAQNASYPLLEFIQRQLNSENKISLLVGHDSNVVALLASLGVAPYELEDSLENIPIGGKLMFEVWKHKPSGKLKFKLDYVYQSTEQLVKLTPLSLATPPKQTALTLEACTKDESGFCDYERFQQVLSEGIENGKK encoded by the coding sequence ATGATGAAAAGAATAACTACATTTTTACTCGGTTGTACTCTGGCAAGCAGTATATTTGCAACAGAAAATAGCCAAAACACACCGAATGCAGATTATGAATTAGAGAAAGTATTGATTTTTAGCCGACACGGTCTACGCTCACCTGTGGAAAAAAATCCGCAAGAAATGGCTAAATATTCCCCGTATGCTTGGGCGAAATGGGATGTACCATCAGGTTATCTCACCGCAAAAGGCACAGTATTGGAAATTTACTTTGGGCAATATTTAGGCCAATGGCTTGCAGACAAAGGGTTATTAACCACAGAACGTTGTGCATCAGGTGAAGGCATTTTTGCTTATGCCAATGGTGTGCAACGAACCATTGCAACAGGGCAAGCAATTGTAGCAGGCGCTTTTGCAGGTTGTAATGTGCAATTACAACATCACGGTAAAATTGGTTCAGAGAAAGATCCCATTTTCAATATACAAGCACATAACCCAAGTAAAGACTTAATTGAATCTGCAAAAAATAACGTAGATTTAAATGCATTACAGAAGAAACTTGCACCGAATTATGCGTTATTAAGTGAGCTAATTGATTACAAAAACTCGCCAAATTGTTTGCAAAAAGGTGAATGTGATTTAGGTGGGAAAACCGGTGATTACAGTATTGGAAACGGTAAATCGGTGAAAATTACCGGCTCAATTAGTACTTCGAAAAAAATTATCAATGCGCTATTGCTTGCATATTACGTTGGTAAACCGTCTTCTGAAATTGCTAACGGTAAAGTAGATAGCAAAGAAAAATGGCGTGCGATTAATGAAATTAAAAATGAATATTACCGTACTTTATTTAAAAATAACAAAGCGTTAGCACAAAATGCTTCGTATCCATTATTGGAATTTATTCAACGACAATTAAACAGCGAAAATAAAATTAGTTTATTAGTCGGACATGATTCCAATGTTGTTGCTTTGCTGGCCTCACTGGGTGTTGCGCCCTATGAATTAGAGGATTCATTGGAAAATATCCCAATTGGCGGAAAACTGATGTTTGAAGTGTGGAAACATAAGCCAAGTGGCAAATTGAAATTTAAGTTGGATTATGTGTATCAAAGTACTGAGCAACTCGTTAAACTAACGCCGTTAAGCCTTGCTACACCACCAAAACAAACGGCATTAACGCTTGAGGCTTGTACAAAAGACGAAAGTGGTTTCTGTGATTATGAACGTTTTCAGCAGGTGTTGAGTGAGGGGATTGAGAACGGCAAGAAGTAA
- the glyQ gene encoding glycine--tRNA ligase subunit alpha: MMTKFNRKTFQGMILALQEYWANQGCTIVQPFDMEVGAGTSHPMTALRALGPEPMAFAYVQPSRRPTDGRYGENPNRLQHYYQFQVVIKPSPDNIQELYLGSLEMLGFDPTKNDIRFVEDNWENPTLGAWGLGWEVWLNGMEVTQFTYFQQVGGLECKPVTGEVTYGLERLAMYIQGVDSVYDLVWSDGPLGKTTYGDVFHQNEVEQSTYNFEYADTDFLFHCFDQYEKEAKSLLELERPLPLPAYERILKAAHSFNLLDARKAISVTERQRYILRIRSLTKGVAEAYYASRKALGFPGCKR; this comes from the coding sequence ATTATGACAAAATTTAATAGAAAAACTTTCCAAGGCATGATTCTTGCTTTACAAGAATACTGGGCGAACCAAGGCTGTACCATTGTGCAACCCTTTGATATGGAAGTGGGCGCGGGGACCTCTCACCCGATGACCGCGTTACGCGCGTTAGGCCCGGAGCCGATGGCGTTTGCTTATGTACAACCTTCACGCCGTCCGACCGATGGTCGCTATGGCGAAAACCCAAACCGTTTACAGCATTACTACCAATTCCAAGTGGTGATTAAACCCTCTCCGGACAATATTCAAGAATTGTATTTAGGTTCCCTTGAAATGCTTGGTTTTGACCCGACCAAAAACGACATTCGTTTCGTGGAAGATAACTGGGAAAACCCAACCTTAGGCGCATGGGGCTTGGGCTGGGAAGTGTGGTTAAACGGCATGGAAGTGACTCAATTTACCTATTTCCAACAAGTGGGCGGCTTAGAATGTAAACCGGTTACCGGCGAAGTGACTTACGGTTTAGAGCGTTTGGCGATGTACATTCAAGGCGTGGATTCCGTGTATGACTTAGTTTGGTCTGATGGCCCGCTGGGTAAAACCACTTACGGTGACGTATTCCACCAAAACGAAGTGGAACAATCCACCTACAACTTTGAATATGCTGACACCGATTTCTTATTCCATTGTTTCGATCAATATGAAAAAGAAGCGAAAAGCTTATTGGAATTAGAGCGTCCGTTACCATTGCCGGCTTACGAGCGCATCTTAAAAGCGGCACACAGCTTTAACTTGTTAGACGCGCGCAAAGCGATTTCCGTTACTGAGCGTCAACGCTACATTTTACGCATTCGCTCGCTTACTAAAGGTGTGGCAGAAGCCTATTATGCTAGTCGTAAAGCCTTAGGCTTCCCAGGTTGTAAAAGATAA
- a CDS encoding winged helix-turn-helix transcriptional regulator → MEKSVERGNVLASACPSRQILQHLTSRWGALVLVSLHSGTKRFSELRRAIDGVSERMLTKTLQELEADGMLIRKSYNTVPPQVDYTLTEFGAEASNKMFELVDWLETNLDGILAKKQAANP, encoded by the coding sequence ATGGAAAAAAGTGTTGAGCGTGGCAATGTGTTGGCTTCTGCCTGTCCTTCCCGACAAATTTTGCAGCATTTAACCAGTCGCTGGGGGGCATTGGTGTTGGTGAGTTTGCATTCCGGCACCAAGCGTTTTAGTGAACTTCGCCGTGCGATTGATGGTGTAAGCGAACGTATGTTGACTAAAACCCTGCAGGAACTGGAGGCCGATGGCATGTTAATCCGTAAATCCTATAATACCGTGCCACCGCAAGTGGATTATACATTAACAGAATTTGGAGCAGAGGCTTCTAATAAGATGTTTGAGTTGGTGGATTGGTTAGAAACAAATCTTGACGGGATTTTGGCAAAAAAGCAGGCGGCTAATCCGTAG